A portion of the Deinococcus peraridilitoris DSM 19664 genome contains these proteins:
- a CDS encoding response regulator: MTNAKRNALRLLLVDDSEADVLLTRLAFEELDVPHELQVAQDGVEALNLLRSGTQALPDLILLDLNMPRMGGLEVLLELKANPAWRNVPVIVLTTSAAASDVWESYQRYANAYIRKPASLPDFVESLRRLHLFWQTVALFAPDEPDLGRR, translated from the coding sequence GTGACGAACGCGAAACGAAATGCGCTGCGGCTTTTGCTGGTCGACGACAGTGAGGCTGACGTGCTGCTGACCCGTCTGGCTTTCGAGGAGCTTGACGTGCCACATGAACTGCAGGTGGCGCAAGATGGCGTCGAAGCCCTGAACCTGTTGCGTTCGGGAACCCAGGCGCTGCCGGATTTGATCCTGCTCGATCTGAACATGCCCCGCATGGGCGGACTGGAAGTGCTGCTGGAGCTCAAGGCCAACCCAGCCTGGCGCAACGTACCAGTGATCGTCCTCACGACGTCTGCTGCTGCAAGTGACGTGTGGGAAAGCTACCAGCGCTATGCCAACGCCTACATCCGCAAGCCGGCGTCCCTGCCCGACTTTGTGGAAAGTCTGCGCAGGCTGCACCTGTTCTGGCAGACCGTCGCGTTGTTCGCTCCCGACGAACCGGACCTTGGTCGCCGCTGA
- a CDS encoding NAD(P)/FAD-dependent oxidoreductase yields the protein MKTLILGAGYAGLAAATKLKPTPGLDPVLIEQNPYHVFETRLHEAAAHNTKVTLPLQPLLKGTGVKLDLGRITSVDLDRKVVSIKDGRELSYDTLVVALGSVTNFYRIPGLADHATELKELADADEIYNFVNRVYSGDYQECRNIVVGGAGLTGVELVTELAQRNEQLSKARGLPKFEIYLVEAGPKILPVLDDNLRNKAQRTLEEYGIHILVGHRLMEAGPDRVTVQTQTGEQKEIEAGKIIWTGGIQAADFLQGEKLQRGPANRVVVDEYLRIPEYPEVFVVGDMALATDPRNQKPVPTTAQHAGQQGRLTGKNLLRLSRGEKLEAYEPSTMGEFVSLGGLMAVGWMKLPWNQKLAMTGGMAHVMKRASEWRWRASIGEPL from the coding sequence ATGAAGACCTTGATTCTTGGGGCTGGATACGCAGGCCTCGCCGCCGCCACCAAACTCAAGCCGACGCCCGGCTTGGACCCCGTCCTTATCGAGCAAAACCCATATCACGTCTTTGAGACACGGTTGCACGAGGCTGCCGCCCACAACACCAAAGTAACCCTTCCCCTGCAGCCCCTGCTGAAGGGGACCGGCGTAAAGCTCGACCTCGGACGCATCACCAGCGTTGACCTCGACCGCAAGGTCGTCTCGATCAAAGACGGGCGCGAGCTGTCCTATGACACCCTCGTCGTGGCGCTCGGCTCGGTCACCAACTTCTACCGCATTCCCGGCCTCGCCGACCACGCTACCGAGCTGAAGGAGCTGGCCGATGCCGACGAAATCTACAACTTCGTCAACCGCGTCTATTCGGGCGACTACCAGGAATGCCGCAACATCGTGGTCGGCGGCGCCGGCCTGACCGGCGTGGAGCTGGTCACCGAACTCGCACAGCGCAACGAGCAGCTGTCCAAGGCGCGCGGACTGCCGAAATTCGAGATCTACCTCGTCGAGGCCGGTCCGAAAATTCTGCCGGTGCTCGACGACAATCTGCGCAACAAGGCCCAGCGTACCCTCGAGGAATACGGCATCCACATTCTGGTGGGTCACCGCCTGATGGAAGCCGGGCCGGACCGTGTCACAGTGCAGACCCAGACCGGCGAACAGAAGGAAATCGAGGCCGGCAAGATTATCTGGACCGGCGGCATCCAGGCCGCCGACTTCCTGCAGGGCGAAAAACTGCAGCGCGGACCGGCCAACCGCGTGGTCGTCGACGAGTATCTGCGCATTCCGGAATACCCGGAAGTATTCGTGGTCGGCGACATGGCGCTGGCCACCGACCCACGCAACCAGAAGCCCGTGCCTACCACCGCACAGCACGCTGGACAGCAGGGTCGCCTGACGGGCAAGAACCTGCTGCGCCTTTCGCGCGGAGAGAAACTCGAAGCTTACGAGCCCAGCACGATGGGCGAATTCGTGTCGCTGGGGGGCCTGATGGCCGTCGGCTGGATGAAACTGCCCTGGAACCAGAAGCTGGCCATGACCGGCGGCATGGCGCACGTCATGAAGCGCGCGTCCGAGTGGCGCTGGCGCGCCAGCATCGGCGAACCGCTCTGA
- a CDS encoding LacI family DNA-binding transcriptional regulator, translating into MRKPTIQDVARCAGVGVGTVSRVLNNHAAVKPTTREAVLQAMTDLNYTPNPHARRVAGGRSYAVSVLLPVVSTEFYLRLLDGLESAFHEQRYDLAIFPLFDRARLERYLGSHTLAYQADGLVMASYNLADLFEDSALPTQQPVVLVDGYSASVDCSYVDNELGGRLAAQQAISCGGELRAIWLETEFDHVFSHMVLAERREGFLQALNEAGVSLAGAYSSSLNGVNARTVAAELLDEARFPCTVFASADLLAAAVLDEAQARGLSVGEQLKVIGFDDQPWAAARGLTTLRQPVEAMGRAGAELLLSRLSGHTGPPRARRFEPVMVTRASTGTG; encoded by the coding sequence ATGCGCAAACCCACCATTCAAGACGTCGCCCGTTGTGCTGGCGTTGGCGTCGGCACCGTTTCGCGCGTTCTGAATAACCACGCGGCGGTCAAACCCACGACCCGAGAAGCCGTGCTTCAGGCGATGACCGATCTGAACTACACGCCCAATCCCCACGCCCGCCGCGTTGCCGGAGGACGGTCCTACGCGGTCAGCGTGCTGCTGCCCGTCGTGTCCACCGAGTTTTATCTGCGGCTGCTGGATGGTCTGGAGAGCGCCTTTCACGAGCAGCGCTACGACCTGGCCATCTTTCCGCTGTTCGACCGGGCGCGCCTGGAGCGTTATCTTGGCAGCCACACACTGGCTTATCAGGCCGACGGTCTGGTGATGGCGTCGTACAACCTGGCGGACCTGTTCGAGGACAGCGCCCTGCCGACCCAGCAGCCGGTGGTACTGGTGGACGGCTACAGCGCAAGCGTCGACTGTTCCTACGTCGACAACGAACTCGGTGGCCGACTCGCGGCGCAGCAGGCCATATCGTGTGGCGGCGAACTACGCGCAATCTGGCTCGAGACCGAGTTTGACCATGTGTTTTCGCACATGGTGCTCGCTGAACGACGCGAAGGGTTCTTGCAGGCTTTGAATGAAGCGGGCGTCAGTCTCGCCGGTGCGTATTCCAGCTCGCTGAACGGGGTCAATGCCCGTACCGTGGCGGCGGAGTTGCTCGACGAGGCCCGCTTTCCCTGTACGGTTTTCGCCTCAGCTGATCTGCTGGCTGCGGCAGTGCTCGATGAGGCACAGGCGCGCGGACTGTCGGTCGGAGAGCAGCTCAAGGTCATCGGTTTCGACGATCAGCCTTGGGCGGCAGCGCGCGGTCTGACCACGCTGCGGCAGCCTGTTGAGGCGATGGGACGCGCGGGCGCCGAGCTGTTGCTGTCACGCCTGAGCGGTCACACTGGCCCGCCGCGCGCGCGCCGCTTCGAACCTGTCATGGTCACGCGTGCATCGACGGGCACCGGCTGA
- the galK gene encoding galactokinase, producing MSNTFVSQFGQESQVTARAPGRVNLIGEHTDYNDGFVLPTTIPQETTVQLTRREGPEVRAYAADLDRRGSYTLGGEAHTGSWIDYLQGVTQELTRDGHELGGFDVRLSSEVPLGSGLSSSAALLVALLRGLRELFSLQIDDVEIARLARRAENGLVGANVGIMDQMACSLAREGEALFLDCRDLSFERVPLPRDVDLVVLHSGVEHQHAGGDYNTRRAECERACELLGVASLRDLPLGDLLRVEALPEPLGRRARHVVTENARVLEAVAAIRSGDLAKLGELFFASHASMRDDYEVSIAEVDLIVELAREQQAVYGARLTGGGFGGSVVMLARLGEGRRVGGAIADEYARRSGRTPKLLTPAAN from the coding sequence ATGTCAAATACATTTGTTTCGCAGTTCGGACAGGAGAGCCAGGTCACCGCACGCGCGCCGGGTCGGGTCAACCTGATCGGTGAGCACACCGACTACAACGACGGTTTCGTGCTGCCGACGACCATTCCGCAGGAAACCACCGTGCAGCTCACGCGCCGTGAAGGCCCGGAGGTGCGGGCTTACGCGGCCGACCTCGACCGGCGCGGTTCGTACACGCTCGGCGGAGAAGCGCATACGGGAAGCTGGATCGACTATCTGCAGGGCGTGACGCAGGAACTCACGCGGGACGGTCATGAACTGGGCGGCTTCGACGTGCGCCTCAGCTCCGAGGTGCCCCTCGGTTCGGGTCTTTCGAGTTCGGCGGCTTTGCTGGTGGCGCTGCTGCGCGGCCTGCGGGAACTGTTCAGCCTGCAGATCGATGACGTCGAGATCGCCCGCCTGGCGCGCCGGGCCGAGAACGGCCTGGTGGGCGCCAACGTCGGCATCATGGACCAGATGGCCTGTTCGCTGGCCCGCGAAGGCGAGGCCCTGTTTCTCGACTGTCGCGATTTGAGCTTCGAGCGCGTTCCGCTGCCCCGTGACGTCGATCTGGTGGTGCTGCACTCGGGTGTGGAGCACCAGCACGCCGGGGGAGACTATAATACCCGCCGCGCCGAATGCGAGCGAGCCTGCGAGCTGCTTGGTGTAGCGAGTCTGCGCGACTTGCCGTTGGGAGACCTGCTCCGTGTGGAGGCCTTGCCCGAACCGCTCGGGCGTCGCGCCCGGCACGTCGTGACCGAAAATGCGCGGGTGCTGGAGGCCGTGGCGGCCATCCGTTCGGGTGACCTCGCGAAGCTGGGTGAGCTGTTCTTTGCGTCGCACGCCAGCATGCGCGACGATTACGAAGTGTCGATTGCCGAAGTCGACCTGATCGTCGAACTCGCCCGCGAGCAGCAAGCAGTGTACGGTGCCCGCCTGACAGGCGGTGGCTTTGGCGGAAGCGTGGTGATGCTCGCCCGGCTGGGCGAAGGGCGGCGCGTCGGAGGCGCCATCGCTGACGAGTACGCGCGGCGCAGTGGACGCACGCCGAAACTGCTGACGCCAGCCGCGAACTAA